The genomic interval CAACATTCTCATCGACCTCACTGGCCGCGTGAAGCTCGCCGATTTTGGCATCTCCGCCTCCCTTGCCGATGCGTACGTGGAACTCCTCGGCCAACGCGACACCCGTGGCACGGTCACCTTTATGAGCCCACAACAAATGGAAGGCGCCCCCCCCGCCGTGGCCGATGACCTCTACGCGCTGGGCGCCACGCTTTATGAACTGCTCACCGGCGAGCCGCCCTTCCACACCGGCGATCTCAGCCACCAAGTGCAAGCCGTGCCTCCGCAGCCCATTGCCGCGCGCTTGCGTGAAAAGCAAATCGAAAGCGATGCCCCCGAACCCATCGCGCAGCTCATTATGAGTTGCCTCGAAAAAGATCCAAGCAAACGCCCCGCATCCATCCGCGCCATTGCCTATGCCGTGGATCCCGCCGCGTCCACGCAACCGCTCTTCATCACCCCACCCCCGGCCACCGCCCGCCCCACCGGCCGCAAAACCGCGCCCTCGCCGCGCCGCAAATTTTCCACAGAATTTTACATCGTAATGTTCTTAATGGCCGCGTTGTTGGCAATCGCCGCAGTAACGTTGTGGACAGTGATGAAGAGGTAGCGGCCTCCGGCCGCGGTTGAGGGTTGATTGTAGCCCGGGCCGGTGGCCCGGGTAGGGACACGCTTCCGCGAGTCCCTACCAAAAAACCTTGGCGTCTTTGCGCCTTGGCGGTTCAAGAAATCAATTTAAAATTCAACTCACTAAAAAGTTCAAC from Limisphaerales bacterium carries:
- a CDS encoding serine/threonine protein kinase, whose product is MNPAAPQAPQTPQPRELVPGQLVGAGRYTLRWMLAAGGTCRVWLARDERLGDTVALKFLQPHLAHDPVLIAELRKEAAANRQLTHQNIVQLYDIFESPTEAPFLVMEFVEGASLHTLRQQKENELYRWAELRPVLMQLCSALDHAHGAQLIHRDLKPANILIDLTGRVKLADFGISASLADAYVELLGQRDTRGTVTFMSPQQMEGAPPAVADDLYALGATLYELLTGEPPFHTGDLSHQVQAVPPQPIAARLREKQIESDAPEPIAQLIMSCLEKDPSKRPASIRAIAYAVDPAASTQPLFITPPPATARPTGRKTAPSPRRKFSTEFYIVMFLMAALLAIAAVTLWTVMKR